The sequence below is a genomic window from Thermoproteota archaeon.
TCGCCAATATCATATTGCTTGTGGATGTTCTCTTCAAATCCCATATGTCTTAATCTGCGAGCAATCATTAATCCTAGTTCATTTACGTTATCGATGTTGTACACATGAGTATTGAGGTTAACAAAATCTTCCAAGCTTTCTTTAAGTCCTTGTAAATGTCCTCTAAGATATGTTCTAGTAAGAACCCTGAGTGGTTTTGAAGTATCTGGTGCTTGTTCTGATTGTGTTATTGGATGACCAAAGTATCTGATTACAGCTACATCTAAAATTCTATTGACTAGTGATTCATATGTATATCCTGCAGTCTTTGCTGCATGAAAAAATGAACCCCCCATACCTAAGCTTGCCATTGAGTTTAATTCTAAAATGTAAAAATTCTCATCTTTATCCATTCTAATATCTACACGAGTGTAATCATTTAATCCCAAAGTGTAAAATGCATCTTTGCACAATTTTCGTAGCTCTTCAGCTTTTTCATCGGACAATGGAGCTGGACAAATTTTATCGATTCCTCCTTTCTTTACCTTGTCATCTTTTGTTTGAATTTTGTTTGGATCTCCTTCTAAATTAATTTCAACAATAGGTAATGTTTCTATTGTAGGGCCATTTCCAAGTAGTCCTACTGCAAACTCTCTACCGGGAATGAATTGTTCTACAAGTATATCTTGAGTGAATTTTTCAATTTGTTTTCGTACTGCTTCTCGAAGGTCTGGCCAATTATCAACAACTTCCATCCCCATAGAAGTTGATTCTAATTTTGGTTTTACAATTACTGGAAAAATCATATCATCGAATTTATCATCCGGTGTTCGAAATACCCAAAAACCTGGAGTTGGGATTTTATTTTTTTGTAGTACGATTTTTGTCATGACTTTGTCTTGGACAATTGCATGTCCTTCTGGGCCTGAACCGATGTAAGGGATTCCCATCATCTCCATCATTGCAGGAACATGCGTGTACCTGTTTTGACCCTGAACTCCATATGCCATGTTAAAGACCATTCCAGGTTTTTCACCTGCAACTACTTTTGGCATGAATTCTTTTAATTCGTCAATGACATGAATGTCCCCTTCAATCACTTTGACATTATGTCCTCCTTTCTCTAGTGCTCTGGCAACTCTTTCAACTGCCTTTTTACTATAGTGCTCTTTAGTAGGCATTCCAAAAACATTGATCACATCATTTGGATCGATTTTATTTTCATTATAGATTAGAGCCACTTTCAATTGAATCCCAAAAGAACTGGGGTTTCTTTGCATTTAAGGAAAGCCATTTTAATTCGTGTTAGTTTATTTACGGATATTTCACACTGAACAATATGGTGGGGAAATTAGCGATTACTGCAATTACATGTGCAGTACTGTTCATTATCGGAATCCTGACATTGACTTTTGTCAATCCATTTTCTGAAGAATGGCTAATTGGGATAGGATTTATCGGTGGTGCCATTGGGCTGGTTGCCTTGACTATCTATCTGAAAGTAAGATCCTAAATTGTACCTAATTTACTCAATAAAGTTTTTATTCCAAAGTTCAAAATGGTGATTTATCATGAGTAGTAAAAAGAAAGGCGCACCATTACCCGCATCCAGTGCTGGTTTACTACGTTTCTTTGAGGATGAAACAAAAGGATTCAAAGTTGATCCAAAGATTGTTGTATCAATTCCAATTGGTTTAATTGCTATTTCATGGGCAATGGAAATTCTTCTAGTTCCGTGAATGTAAATGACTGAATCTCATGATGACGTTTCGCAGATCCAAAAACGTTATTCTCTGACCCTCCTTAACCCGTCTTCGTATTACACATCTTTAGTATTCTCTGTTGCTGTAGTGTCTGTTTTGGTAGCAGTATCTGTTTTTGCTTATCGTCAAAGCGATGATATTCTTTTTCGTTTAGCACTTGTAATTCCAATTTTACTTGTCACACAACGTATTGATGCGTTTTTCATTAGAAACAAAGAATATTCTAAAGCCTTACACATGTCTTTGTTTGGAAATGCACTTTGGTTGCTAACTGCATTTGCAGGCATTCTTTCAGTCTTTGTTCTCTCAAAACCAGAATTACATCTCTTCTACATTACTGAAGGTATGTTTCTTTTTGCTAGCTTTAGAATCGGCATTTTCACTACTACACTGGGTGCAAGTCTGAAAAAAGCTTGGTTAGTATGTCTACTTCAGCCTTTGGCATTATTTTTTGCAATGGTTCCTTCTGATCTTTGGCTTCAAACCTTGAGTGAGCCATGGGTATTGATTATCGGTGGAGCTTTTCTTGCAATTTCTTCAATTTGGTCAAGGTGGACTGATAGGGCTGGACTACCAAATGTAAAAAGTACACACCAGCTAGTACAAGCATATCTATTCTCACTATCTAAGAATGACCCCTCCGAAGTAGAATCAATTATAGAAGAACAATCAAAACCATCCAAAGTTAGCACAACTCAAATTAAATTTCACACTAAAGACAAAGGTGTAGATTTTAGAATTGTATTGCCTGATATCCATCCAGGACCATTTCATCCTGTAGGTGGTAGCAACATCCCCTATTTGATTTACAAAAATCTTGATTCTTCTGCTATGGTGATGCATAGTATCTCAGATCATTCCTTGAACTTACCATCAAGAACAGAAGTGAATAATTATCTACAAAGTCTCTCTGCTGGTTCAGTAATAAATGAAGGAATAACTAGTACAGAACCCGTCACTATACAGATTAACAAAGCAAGGGCGGTTGGTATTTTATTTGGAAAGACGGCAATTTTGTTTTTGTCGCTGTCTCCTCACGGTATGGAAGACATCCCACTGCATATCAAAAATGAAATCGAGCGATTCTCAAAGAATCGAAATTTTGAAAAAACTTTGATTGTCGATTGTCATAATGCTATGGGAAAAGAAATCTCTCAAGTTGATGGTGAGGATTTACTTACTGCATCAAAATCAGTACTTGATACTCTAAAAGCTAAAGAGACATATCCATTGGAATTTGGTTATGCAAATTCAAGTGATATGAATCTTGAAGCTAAAGACTTGGCAATGGGAGGAATCGGAATACTCTGTTTAAAAATTAACAATAAAAAATATTTTCTTGGGTGGGCAGATGCAAATAACATGGAAAATGGAGTCAGAGAAGATGTAGTCAAGCATTTTTCAAATAATGGCTATGAACTTTTGGAGTTGTGTACTTCTGATACTCATTACACCACAATGGGTGTTCGAAATAGAAATGGCTACTACCAATTTGGATTTATCTCAAAGTCTACTGACGTTGCAAATTGGTTCTTAGACATTGCAAAAAAAGCAGAAAAAAACATCCAGCCGGCTTCATTTGAAATCATTGAACATGAAACCGATGTAAAAGTAATGGGTCCAACCATTTATCGTGATTATTCAAGAGCAATTGATCGTTCAATGAAAATTACAAAGGCTGTCCTTTTGGGATGTATCGGCCTCTTTTTGGTATCTATGCTTTAATCTCCTTCATCTGATCCAAATTTCCGTAAAATTCATCGACAAAAGATGCAAACTGATGAATTGGCACTATTGGAACTTTTTTGATAAAGTCTACTCTGTCTTGATACAATGTCACAATGACTGGTACTGCAATAGCTCCAGGAGTTTTTGCAATGTAGTGCTTTGTCCTATCAATTTGCTTTTGGACTACTGTCTGCATTGCAGAAAAGCTGGTTTTCTTCCAATGTTTACAATCAATTAACATCGCAAGGCCCATCTTGATACCTATGATGTCTATCTCCATTCGTGGCTTTGTCAAAACTAAATTTTGTACTACTGCAAAGTCATTAATGCGTAAAATTTCTCCAACAAGACCCTCAAAATCCTTCCAATCTATCTTCTCAGATACTTCTTCTATTGTTGCCCCTTTCTCAAGAGTCATTAACGCAAATTTTAGTTTGTCACCTTTAGCAAAAAAATACATACCGTCTTTTTTTGCACCGATCTGATTTTTAGCTAAATCCTCTAGAATTCTTTCTGCAGTATTGGTATCTGTTTTTGCCACCATGGAAAAATCCTTTACTGAAATTCCATCTTGTATGATTCCACTAATCCCATTGAGTAATGTTTTCAACTGCAATATGTTCCAAAATTCATTTTTGTTTTTTAAATCTTCAATTTCTTTAGAAATGATCTCGTGTCAATATGAAAGACCTTTAATTATGACTAATGTAATTACAACCTATGAGATTTTTGCTAGTCTGTTTACTAGCAATAATTGTAATCCCTTTAAGTGCAAATTCAATTTATGCAGAACAAGGAACTTACGTAAATAAAATAAAATTCATTCAATATCTTGATGAAAATACTGCACTTGAGGAAGTAAAAAATGGCAATCTTGATTTTTACTACTACCGAATATCTTCTGACAGAATTGAAAATACCAAATCACGAGAAGGAATAAACGTCTATGATTCTACTGGTGGTTCTTACAGTATATTGGTAAATCCTGCAGAATCTGAAAAATTCAACCCCTTTTCTATTCGTGATGTAAGGTTTGCTTTGAATTATCTCATTGATAGAAAACTTATCGTCAATGAATTAATGGGTGGTTTTGGAACTACTATGATTTCAAATTACGGACCTTTTGATACTGATTACCTATTGATTCTGAATCAATTAGAAGAGTTTCAATTCCGTTATAACCCTTCACTTGCTGACAAAATGATATCTGACGCTTTAGAAAAAAACGGCGCAACTAAAATTAACGGTAAATGGTTTTACGGGGAAGATCCAATAACTGTCACAATTTTCATTCGAAGTGATGATCCTGTGAGAAAATCCATAGGTGAAATCTTAGCTTCCAATCTTGAAAAGATTGGTTTTACAGTCACAAAAGATTTTGGTGATTTGAATAAAGCATTTGTTGTCGTTTATGGTTCTAATCCATCTGATCTAAAATGGAATTTGTATACTGAAGGGTGGGCTGGGCGCTCTGCCTTTGTCAGATATGACTCCCTTGGTTTGGCACAAATGTACTCCCCATGGTTCTCAAACATGCCTGGATTTAACGACCCATCATACTGGAACTACAAAAATGATTATCTTGATGGAATAACTCAAAGAATCTACACTGGAAATTTTTCTTCATCTGATGAACGAACTAGCTTAATTCAAGAGGCGACCACTGAAGCAATAAATGAATCGGTAAGAATTTTTCTAGCAAGTAAAATTGATCAATATGTTGTAAATGAAAATGTCTTGGGAGTTGTAAATGATTTTGGAGCAGGAGTGCCAAGTCGTTTTACTGCAATAAACTCAAGATCTTCATCTGATACTCTTAACATT
It includes:
- a CDS encoding M20/M25/M40 family metallo-hydrolase, yielding MKVALIYNENKIDPNDVINVFGMPTKEHYSKKAVERVARALEKGGHNVKVIEGDIHVIDELKEFMPKVVAGEKPGMVFNMAYGVQGQNRYTHVPAMMEMMGIPYIGSGPEGHAIVQDKVMTKIVLQKNKIPTPGFWVFRTPDDKFDDMIFPVIVKPKLESTSMGMEVVDNWPDLREAVRKQIEKFTQDILVEQFIPGREFAVGLLGNGPTIETLPIVEINLEGDPNKIQTKDDKVKKGGIDKICPAPLSDEKAEELRKLCKDAFYTLGLNDYTRVDIRMDKDENFYILELNSMASLGMGGSFFHAAKTAGYTYESLVNRILDVAVIRYFGHPITQSEQAPDTSKPLRVLTRTYLRGHLQGLKESLEDFVNLNTHVYNIDNVNELGLMIARRLRHMGFEENIHKQYDIGDFHYFTNHTEKENDVLIVSHLDTHYGPHDLVHYREDDDRIYGSGIAESKGGLVVMLGALQALRFAKRLKKIKCGILLTTDDSLGGRHSKTIVEEYSKSSRYVVGLKSASIDGGIITTCHGRSDYQVRFASSPGKNSIDLHGIIPVLSKKVLAIEKISKSEKDFRIRTTAVDSKGSHGHTPDFATLSLVSSYKTKKLGDELDKKIRNVMKKREAGMAKIDVEINKIHSRAPVEEEEADTKFYELVKEIADLLEIKIKPHAQIVSSDISNVPSELAALDGFGPIGHKYRSPNEFIVHDSIVERSALLASVIYRCSKTE
- a CDS encoding preprotein translocase subunit Sec61beta, giving the protein MSSKKKGAPLPASSAGLLRFFEDETKGFKVDPKIVVSIPIGLIAISWAMEILLVP
- a CDS encoding DUF2070 family protein → MTESHDDVSQIQKRYSLTLLNPSSYYTSLVFSVAVVSVLVAVSVFAYRQSDDILFRLALVIPILLVTQRIDAFFIRNKEYSKALHMSLFGNALWLLTAFAGILSVFVLSKPELHLFYITEGMFLFASFRIGIFTTTLGASLKKAWLVCLLQPLALFFAMVPSDLWLQTLSEPWVLIIGGAFLAISSIWSRWTDRAGLPNVKSTHQLVQAYLFSLSKNDPSEVESIIEEQSKPSKVSTTQIKFHTKDKGVDFRIVLPDIHPGPFHPVGGSNIPYLIYKNLDSSAMVMHSISDHSLNLPSRTEVNNYLQSLSAGSVINEGITSTEPVTIQINKARAVGILFGKTAILFLSLSPHGMEDIPLHIKNEIERFSKNRNFEKTLIVDCHNAMGKEISQVDGEDLLTASKSVLDTLKAKETYPLEFGYANSSDMNLEAKDLAMGGIGILCLKINNKKYFLGWADANNMENGVREDVVKHFSNNGYELLELCTSDTHYTTMGVRNRNGYYQFGFISKSTDVANWFLDIAKKAEKNIQPASFEIIEHETDVKVMGPTIYRDYSRAIDRSMKITKAVLLGCIGLFLVSML